From Panthera uncia isolate 11264 chromosome X, Puncia_PCG_1.0, whole genome shotgun sequence, the proteins below share one genomic window:
- the GPRASP1 gene encoding G-protein coupled receptor-associated sorting protein 1, with protein sequence MTGAEIEQAAQEKPEKKAEEEIGGGAERKNKVPLVVRPKVRTQAQVMPGVRPKSDVMVVGGAKPKAETMAVGVVHTKNEAKVIPGVRPTDKAPSWTMTEYDGEEMLKREVVSQTNSIAWPLVSTEFESVAKTKTLSMDRELISVDTDSFPVTKVKSQLGIQPLFGSEEKSNVGSWWCPTPTFKQEISHNCDFRWVDRSCLNSWFWSGEEVSTKFHPRDRVKANARSRHKAKEEAMSRPNTNWEFYVSSAGSEDESIKTSWLWAREKANIWSIPKEENNNRSRFRSKKEVFESISGSECEDNVNSWFWAREEGKCRSKPRVRKGANVRARHRTKQEASIDFVSGSLDVVQKESWFWPGEKASNLSRPKFKKEAKARIMAKEKVKTKARARAKPEARSKEELLTGTWFWAAEESSMVGGASVKYSSQVEDDSIFGSWFWTEEEASIGTDASSKYRPSTEEESIGNFILGSGEKASMETGAEATSKSMLEDDKENVIAGSCFWISEETNVEAEEETIFGSWFWVSDGANMEVDIRASCASRLRSEEEGVIGPWFWDGKEVDTEAEFGEARPGDEESIFGSWFCAGNQAKMDSGAKVSCDTMPGAEEEPIIGSWFWNGIEACVGTEVSNKSTLKDKEEVIISSWFGTTEEVSIKYGTGARCKFMAEAEEINNESYFWDEEDPCIYTANGSRWKSRPEEEQDTVNSSFWSRKHTKPETIIGPWLWATEEVSIDDGTGEETNPLIEEETMITSWFWKGDETIRVATDKEESRPDAEEEDIIGSWFWAGEEDRLKTAAEAREEDRLAAEEEAIVGSWFWARKEIIRKEAGFCNKSSPEAKEEEAIVGSSFWAEKEASMEAGASFESMPVTEEEEITVGSWFGAEKDNSIEVGPQAIEESRSRTEEEIILGSWSCAAKEVSVEAETFCAFNPEDDEIIVESWFWSEEKAINETGTVVTCETRPDNEEKAVFGSWFGAKDEANNRTDNGTNCETRTVDEEDDPIVGSWFWAGDEAHFEPNPSPVLRAICRSRCSFEQEPDASHRPQSWEEVTVQFKPGPWGRVGFPSPIPFRFPKEAASMFFEMFGGKPKHMELNPEGEEQESLLQPDQPDPEFPFQYDPSHRSVREIREHLRARESAEPESWSCSCIQCELNIGSEEFEELLLLMDKIRDPFIHEISKIAMGMRSASQFTQDFIRDSGVVSLIETLLNYSSSRVRTSFLENMIRLAPPYPNLNMIQTYVCQMCEETLSYSLDSPEQISGIRMIRHLTTTTDYHTLVAKYMSEFLSLLAMGNSRTRFHVLKILLNLSENPVMTKELLSDEAMSEFMGLFNRKETNDNIQVVLAMFENIGNNIKKEMVLFTDDDFSLEPLISASHEIEEFARELQSKTNDQYDPEAGQ encoded by the coding sequence ATGACTGGGGCTGAGATTGAACAAGCTGCCCAGGAGAAGCCTGAAAAGAAGGCTGAAGAAgagattgggggtggggctgaaagaaagaataaagtccCACTGGTGGTCAGACCCAAGGTTAGAACCCAGGCACAGGTAATGCCTGGGGTAAGGCCTAAATCTGATGTCATGGTAGTAGGTGGGGCAAAGCCCAAAGCAGAAACCATGGCAGTAGGTGTGGTGCATACTAAGAATGAGGCCAAGGTAATCCCTGGGGTGAGGCCTACAGATAAAGCCCCTTCATGGACCATGACTGAATATGATGGTGAGGAGATGTTAAAGAGAGAGGTAGTGTCCCAGACCAATTCCATAGCCTGGCCACTGGTCAGTACTGAGTTTGAGTCAGTTGCTAAAACGAAGACCTTATCTATGGATAGGGAACTGATCAGTGTGGACACTGATTCCTTTCCTGTCACCAAGGTCAAGTCCCAATTAGGAATACAGCCTTTGTTTGGGTCAGAGGAAAAGTCCAATGTGGGATCCTGGTGGTGCCCCACACCTACATTCAAACAAGAGATCTCTCACAATTGTGATTTCAGATGGGTGGACAGATCTTGTTTGAATTCCTGGTTCTGGAGTGGAGAAGAGGTCAGTACAAAGTTTCATCCTAGAGACAGGGTAAAGGCCAATGCCAGATCCAGGCACAAGGCCAAAGAAGAGGCCATGTCTAGGCCCAATACCAACTGGGAGTTTTATGTGTCCAGTGCTGGCTCTGAGGATGAATCTATTAAGACATCCTGGCTCTGGGCCAGAGAAAAGGCTAATATCTGGTCCATACCCAAGGAAGAGAACAATAACAGGTCCAGGTTTAGGTCCAAGAAAGAAGTCTTTGAGTCCATTTCTGGATCTGAATGTGAGGACAATGTGAATTCCTGGTTCTGGGCTAGAGAGGAGGGCAAATGCAGGTCTAAACCCAGAGTCAGGAAAGGGGCCAATGTCAGGGCCAGGCACAGGACCAAGCAAGAAGCTtccattgattttgtatctggaTCTTTAGATGTAGTCCAAAAAGAGTCCTGGTTCTGGCCTGGAGAAAAGGCTAGTAACTTGTCAAGGCCCAAGTTCAAGAAAGAGGCCAAGGCCAGAATAATGGCAAAGGAAAAGGTCAAAACTAAGGCCAGAGCCAGGGCCAAGCCAGAAGCCAGGTCCAAAGAGGAGTTGCTCACTGGGACCTGGTTCTGGGCTGCAGAAGAATCCAGCATGGTAGGTGGGGCCAGTGTCAAGTACAGCTCTCAAGTGGAGGATGATTCAATTTTTGGCAGTTGGTTCTGGACTGAAGAAGAAGCCAGTATAGGGACTGATGCTAGCAGTAAATACAGACCAAGTACTGAGGAGGAATCTATTGGCAATTTCATCCTTGGGTCTGGGGAAAAGGCCAGTATGGAAACTGGGGCTGAGGCCACCTCCAAATCTATGCTAGaagatgataaagaaaatgtcattgcTGGTTCCTGCTTCTGGATTAGTGAAGAGACCAACGTAGAGGCTGAGGAAGAGACCATATTTGggtcttggttttgggtcagtgATGGGGCCAATATGGAAGTTGATATTAGAGCCAGCTGTGCATCCAGGCTAAGGTCTGAGGAAGAAGGGGTCATTGGTCCCTGGTTCTGGGATGGAAAAGAGGTTGATACAGAGGCTGAGTTTGGAGAAGCCAGGCCAGGAGATGAAGAGTCAATATTTGGGTCCTGGTTTTGTGCTGGAAACCAGGCCAAGATGGATTCTGGGGCTAAAGTCAGTTGTGATACcatgccaggggctgaggaggaaCCCATTATTGGGTCATGGTTCTGGAATGGAATAGAAGCTTGTGTGGGGACTGAGGTCAGCAACAAGTCTACCCTGAAGGACAAGGAGGAGGTTATTATATCATCTTGGTTTGGGACCACAGAAGAGGTCAGTATAAAGTATGGAACTGGTGCCAGATGCAAATTTATGGCAGAGGCTGAAGAGATCAATAATGAGTCTTACTTCTGGGATGAAGAAGACCCCTGCATATATACTGCCAATGGAAGCAGGTGGAAGTCTAGGCCAGAGGAGGAACAGGACACTGTTAATTCATCGTTCTGGTCCAGGAAACACACAAAGCCAGAGACCATTATAGGGCCCTGGTTATGGGCTACAGAAGAGGTCAGTATAGATGATGGGACTGGAGAAGAGACCAACCCACTGATCGAAGAGGAGACCATGATCACATCCTGGTTCTGGAAAGGAGATGAAACCATTAGAGTGGCTACAGACAAAGAAGAATCCAGGCCAGATGCTGAGGAGGAGGACATTATTGGTTCTTGGTtctgggctggggaggaggacaggCTCAAGACAGCAGCTGAAGCTAGAGAAGAGGACAGGCTGGCAGCTGAGGAGGAAGCTATTGTTGGGTCTTGGTTCTGGGCCAGGAAAGAGATAATTAGGAAAGAGGCTGGCTTTTGTAACAAATCCAGTCCAGAGGCTAAAGAGGAGGAAGCCATTGTTGGGTCCTCGTTCTGGGCTGAAAAAGAGGCCAGTATGGAGGCAGGAGCCAGTTTCGAGTCCATGCCAGTGACTGAGGAAGAGGAAATCACTGTTGGGTCCTGGTTTGGGGCTGAAAAAGACAACAGTATAGAGGTTGGGCCTCAGGCAATAGAAGAGAGCAGGTCAAGGACTGAAGAAGAAATCATTTTAGGGTCCTGGTCCTGTGCTGCAAAAGAAGTCAGTGTAGAAGCAGAAACATTCTGTGCATTCAATCCAGAGGATGATGAGATAATTGTTGAGTCCTGGTTCTGGTCTGAAGAGAAGGCTATTAATGAGACTGGAACTGTTGTAACTTGTGAGACCAGGCCAGACAATGAGGAAAAGGCAGTTTTTGGGTCCTGGTTTGGAGCTAAAGATGAGGCCAATAACAGGACTGACAATGGGaccaactgtgagaccaggaCAGTAGATGAGGAGGATGATCCCATAGTGGGATCCTGGTTCTGGGCAGGAGATGAGGCCCATTTTGAACCAAACCCTAGCCCTGTGTTGAGGGCCATTTGCAGGTCTAGGTGTTCATTTGAGCAGGAGCCTGATGCTTCACACAGGCCCCAGAGCTGGGAAGAGGTCACTGTTCAGTTCAAGCCTGGTCCATGGGGTAGGGTTGGCTTCCCATCTCCAATACCCTTTAGATTTCCAAAAGAAGCAGCATCTATGTTCTTTGAAATGTTTGGAGGAAAGCCAAAGCACATGGAACTTAACCCAGAAGGGGAAGAGCAGGAATCTTTGCTTCAGCCTGATCAGCCTGATCCTGAGTTTCCATTTCAATATGATCCATCCCACAGGTCAGTCAGGGAAATTCGGGAACATCTTAGGGCCAGAGAGAGTGCAGAACCTGAGAGTTGGTCCTGCAGCTGCATACAGTGTGAGCTTAATATTGGTTCTGAAGAGTTTGAAGAACTCCTTTTATTAATGGACAAAATCCGAGATCCTTTTATTCATGAGATATCTAAAATCGCAATGGGTATGAGAAGTGCTTCTCAATTTACCCAAGATTTCATTCGGGATTCAGGTGTTGTCTCACTTATTGAAACCTTGCTCAATTATTCCTCCTCCCGAGTTAGGACAAGTTTTTTGGAAAACATGATTCGCTTGGCTCCACCATATCCAAATCTAAACATGATTCAGACATATGTATGTCAAATGTGTGAAGAAACCCTTTCTTATAGCTTAGATTCCCCTGAGCAAATTTCTGGAATAAGGATGATTAGACACCTCACCACAACTACTGACTATCACACACTGGTTGCCAAGTATATGTCAGAATTTCTCTCCTTACTAGCCATGGGCAATAGCAGAACAAGGTTTCATGTTCTGAAAATACTACTGAATTTGTCTGAAAATCCTGTCATGACAAAAGAACTACTCAGTGATGAAGCAATGTCAGAATTTATGGGCCTTTTTAACAGGAAAGAGACAAATGACAATATTCAAGTTGTTCTAGCAATGTTTGAGAATATTGGTAACAATATCAAAAAGGAGATGGTGTTGTTCACTGATGATGATTTCAGTCTTGAGCCACTTATTTCCGCATCCCATGAAATTGAGGAGTTTGCTAGGGAactgcaaagcaaaacaaatgatcaaTATGACCCTGAAGCAGGCCAGTAA